CCGCATCGATGGGCAGCCACGCTTTCATACGAAGATGCTGGATTTTGCCAGTTACTACGGCTTCGTGCCGCGGGTCTGTCATCTTTACCGGCCGGAGACGAAGGGCAAGATTGAGTCTACGATCCGGTACATCAAGTCGAGTTTCTGGCCGGGGACGAGCTTCGATTCCCTGCCGGAGTTGAACCATCAAGCGCTGGTGTGGTGCGAAGAAGCCAACCGGCGCGTGCATGGAACCACGCGCGAGGTTCCTCTGGAGCGGTTTGCGCGAGAAGGGTTGACGCCACTCGGCGGCCAGCCGGATTACGATACCAGTTACCTCAGCCATCGCCAGGTGGCGAAGGATTGCCTGCTGAGTTATCGCGGCAACCGCTATTCGGTGCCGCATGCGTATGCCGGCAAGAGCGTGGCGGTACGGGAACCTCTGGATGTGCGCGTCATCCGCATCTTTCATCAGCGGGACCTGATCGCCGAACACCGCATGGCCACAGGCAAGGGCCAGGCGGTCATCGACCCGGCGCACTATGCCGGCTTGCCGCGCAGGGTCCGTAGATCAAC
The DNA window shown above is from Acidobacterium capsulatum ATCC 51196 and carries:
- a CDS encoding Mu transposase domain-containing protein yields the protein MTPLGGQPDYDTSYLSHRQVAKDCLLSYRGNRYSVPHAYAGKSVAVREPLDVRVIRIFHQRDLIAEHRMATGKGQAVIDPAHYAGLPRRVRRSTAPISAPTTELTPGPGVGLHHPVPVVELRSLDIYEEVAHVATV